From Agrobacterium tumefaciens, a single genomic window includes:
- a CDS encoding carbohydrate kinase: MSDNHFKRIAVIDIGKTNAKVVLLDGESGAEISVRKTPNTIIAAPPYPHYDIDALWTFIQEALAGFVTSPGFDAISITTHGASAALLDENGELALPVLDYEYEYPQTIRETYAGLRPDFSETFSPPLSAGLNLGAQLHFQKWGFPAEFRRVASILTYPQYWAFRLTGIVSNEATSLGCHTDLWAPALGQFSSLVDRLDLREKMAPVHSAFDALGQLKSELCHQFGLQHPVPVFCGIHDSNASLLPHVLSRKPPFAVVSTGTWVVCFATPGNLEGLTPERDSLANVNAFGKPTPSARFMGGREFEVLTQGLTATTEDVDQAVSSVLERSVMILPNVVEGSGPFPGHRKEWIGTPASDAEKIAAASLYVALMTEVCLELTGAEGPIIVEGPMSGNTNYLRALASATNRDVLVPEGGSLSGTALGAAMLTGARPREARTLSIAPSLPLANYRNAWRKAVEIA, translated from the coding sequence ATGAGCGACAATCACTTCAAGCGCATTGCGGTGATCGACATCGGCAAGACCAATGCGAAGGTCGTTTTGCTGGATGGAGAAAGTGGAGCAGAGATTTCTGTTCGCAAGACACCCAACACCATCATCGCGGCACCGCCTTATCCGCATTATGATATCGATGCGCTGTGGACGTTCATTCAGGAGGCTCTTGCCGGTTTTGTAACTTCACCCGGCTTCGATGCGATCTCGATCACCACACATGGCGCGAGTGCGGCTCTGCTGGACGAAAACGGCGAGCTTGCTCTTCCCGTACTCGACTACGAGTATGAGTATCCACAGACCATCCGCGAGACCTATGCCGGGCTTCGTCCCGACTTTTCAGAGACGTTTTCGCCACCCCTGTCTGCTGGCCTCAATCTCGGGGCCCAATTACACTTCCAAAAATGGGGGTTTCCGGCCGAATTCCGCCGTGTCGCATCGATCCTCACATACCCGCAATACTGGGCCTTTCGGTTGACGGGAATCGTTTCAAATGAGGCGACGTCGCTTGGCTGCCATACGGATCTGTGGGCTCCGGCACTGGGTCAGTTTTCATCATTGGTCGACCGTCTCGATCTCCGAGAAAAGATGGCACCCGTCCACTCGGCCTTTGATGCACTTGGCCAGCTCAAGTCTGAGCTTTGCCATCAGTTTGGACTGCAACACCCGGTTCCCGTGTTTTGCGGAATTCACGATTCCAATGCATCGCTGTTGCCGCACGTACTATCCCGCAAACCACCATTTGCAGTGGTTTCTACCGGCACGTGGGTTGTATGTTTTGCGACGCCCGGCAATCTTGAGGGACTGACGCCCGAACGCGACAGCCTTGCCAATGTCAATGCCTTTGGCAAACCGACACCGTCCGCCCGCTTTATGGGCGGTCGTGAATTCGAGGTCCTGACGCAGGGACTGACCGCAACGACAGAGGACGTTGATCAAGCTGTCAGTTCAGTTCTCGAGAGATCAGTGATGATCCTGCCGAATGTGGTCGAGGGTTCGGGTCCTTTTCCGGGGCACCGTAAAGAATGGATCGGCACACCCGCCTCGGATGCGGAGAAGATCGCCGCTGCGTCCCTTTATGTCGCGCTGATGACCGAGGTGTGTCTGGAACTCACCGGAGCAGAAGGACCGATTATCGTTGAGGGGCCGATGAGCGGGAACACGAACTATCTCAGGGCGCTGGCGTCCGCGACCAATCGCGATGTTCTCGTCCCAGAAGGTGGATCATTGAGCGGGACCGCTCTGGGTGCGGCCATGTTGACCGGTGCACGTCCAAGGGAAGCGCGAACGTTGTCTATTGCGCCTTCACTTCCGCTAGCAAACTACAGGAATGCGTGGCGAAAGGCTGTTGAAATCGCCTGA
- the rhaM gene encoding L-rhamnose mutarotase: protein MPELEKYAFKMKLFPGKEAEYQKRHDEIWPELVTLLHQAGVSDYSIYFDRETNILFGVLSRPQNHGMASLPDHAVMKKWWAHMADIMESNPDNSPVATDLVTVFHLP, encoded by the coding sequence GTGCCCGAGCTTGAAAAATACGCCTTCAAGATGAAGCTCTTTCCCGGCAAGGAAGCCGAGTATCAAAAGCGCCACGACGAAATCTGGCCGGAACTTGTGACGCTGCTGCATCAGGCAGGCGTCAGCGACTACTCGATATATTTCGATCGAGAAACCAACATTCTTTTTGGTGTTCTGAGCCGCCCGCAAAATCACGGCATGGCCTCTCTGCCCGATCATGCTGTGATGAAAAAATGGTGGGCGCATATGGCCGACATCATGGAAAGCAATCCCGATAACTCACCGGTCGCGACCGATCTTGTCACGGTGTTCCACCTGCCATGA
- the soxR gene encoding redox-sensitive transcriptional activator SoxR, producing MKKIDIYAPLTVGELARRSGVAVSTLHFYETKKLIASVRTSGNQRRYARYMLRRVAIIKAAQRVGIGLSEIQETLAELPLDASPTKKQWSHMSSRWHAHLERRISGLIALRDQLDSCIGCGCLSLTECPLRNPDDKLALDGNGPVIMTATIFKNLDKT from the coding sequence GTGAAGAAAATAGATATCTACGCTCCGCTGACGGTAGGAGAACTGGCGCGGCGAAGCGGCGTCGCCGTATCAACCCTGCATTTCTATGAGACAAAAAAGCTGATCGCGTCAGTACGCACGTCGGGAAATCAGCGCCGTTACGCGCGCTACATGTTACGGCGAGTCGCCATTATAAAGGCCGCACAACGGGTCGGTATAGGATTGAGTGAGATACAGGAAACGCTGGCCGAACTGCCGCTTGATGCAAGCCCTACCAAAAAACAATGGTCACATATGTCTTCGAGATGGCACGCTCATCTTGAGCGCCGTATTTCCGGACTGATTGCCTTGCGCGATCAACTCGATAGTTGCATTGGATGCGGGTGTCTCTCCTTGACGGAATGTCCTCTCAGAAATCCGGATGACAAGCTTGCACTCGATGGCAACGGGCCTGTCATCATGACCGCAACAATTTTCAAAAACCTCGACAAAACATGA
- a CDS encoding L-idonate 5-dehydrogenase: MKAVVIHAAKDLRVEEKEVESLGPGQVEVAIEAGGICGSDLHYYNHGGFGTVRVREPMILGHEVAGTIKALGAGVSGLTVGDRVAVSPSRPCNSCEYCLAGQQNHCLNMRFYGSAMPMPHIQGAFRQRLVAEAWQCHKVAEGVSINEAAMAEPFAVTLHAVNRAGALLGKRVLVTGCGPIGALAIIAARAHGAREVVATDVMDAVLEKALEIGADRVINVATNPEALAAYSANKGYFDVQFEASGNERAVRSGLEVLRPRSTVVQLGLGGDVSIPQNMVVAKEIEMKGTFRFHEEFGLAVDLINQGRVDLSPLLTSIYPIDDAVTAFEAAGDRSKSMKVQLAF, from the coding sequence ATGAAAGCCGTTGTCATTCATGCCGCGAAAGATCTTCGCGTTGAGGAGAAAGAAGTCGAAAGCCTTGGCCCCGGTCAGGTGGAAGTTGCGATCGAGGCTGGCGGCATTTGCGGTTCTGATCTGCACTATTACAATCACGGTGGCTTCGGCACCGTACGTGTCCGCGAGCCGATGATCCTTGGCCACGAGGTTGCCGGCACGATCAAGGCACTCGGCGCAGGCGTATCCGGCCTCACCGTCGGTGACCGTGTAGCAGTCTCGCCAAGCCGCCCCTGCAATTCCTGCGAATACTGCCTTGCCGGTCAGCAAAACCATTGCCTCAACATGCGTTTTTATGGTTCGGCAATGCCGATGCCACACATCCAAGGTGCATTCCGCCAGCGCCTTGTTGCCGAGGCCTGGCAGTGCCACAAAGTGGCCGAAGGGGTATCGATCAACGAAGCAGCAATGGCTGAACCTTTTGCGGTAACCTTGCACGCGGTCAACCGCGCTGGTGCGTTGCTTGGCAAACGTGTGCTGGTCACTGGTTGCGGCCCGATCGGTGCGTTGGCAATCATTGCAGCCCGTGCCCATGGTGCCCGTGAAGTCGTCGCAACGGACGTGATGGATGCCGTGCTCGAGAAAGCACTGGAAATCGGCGCAGACCGCGTCATCAATGTTGCAACCAATCCTGAGGCGCTTGCTGCTTATTCCGCGAACAAAGGATACTTCGACGTCCAGTTCGAAGCATCTGGCAACGAGCGTGCCGTTCGCTCCGGTCTTGAAGTTCTGCGCCCACGCTCCACAGTCGTTCAGCTTGGCCTAGGCGGCGATGTTTCCATTCCGCAAAACATGGTCGTGGCAAAGGAAATCGAGATGAAAGGCACCTTCCGCTTCCACGAGGAGTTCGGCCTCGCGGTTGACCTCATCAATCAGGGCCGCGTGGACCTGAGCCCGTTGTTGACCAGCATCTATCCGAT
- a CDS encoding superoxide dismutase, with the protein MAFSLPGLPYAHDALASLGMSRETIEFHHDIHHKAYVDNSNKLITGTEWETKSLEDIVTGTYQAGAAAQSGIFNNVSQHWNHALFWDIMGPGENKKMPGELEQALKQSFGSVEKFRDEFSAAGAGQFGSGWAWLVKDKDGSLKVTKTENGVNPLCFGQTALLGCDVWEHSYYIDFRNRRPAYLANFLEKLVNWEAVASRLILAS; encoded by the coding sequence ATGGCTTTCTCTCTCCCCGGTCTCCCTTACGCCCACGATGCTCTCGCTTCTCTCGGAATGTCGCGCGAAACGATCGAGTTCCATCACGACATTCATCACAAGGCCTATGTCGACAACAGCAACAAACTGATCACGGGCACAGAGTGGGAGACGAAATCGCTCGAAGATATCGTGACCGGAACGTATCAGGCCGGTGCCGCGGCCCAGAGCGGCATATTCAACAACGTGTCGCAACATTGGAACCACGCTCTGTTCTGGGACATCATGGGGCCGGGCGAAAACAAGAAAATGCCGGGCGAACTGGAACAGGCGCTTAAACAGTCCTTCGGCTCAGTCGAAAAATTCCGGGACGAGTTTTCTGCCGCGGGTGCTGGCCAGTTCGGTTCCGGTTGGGCATGGCTCGTTAAGGACAAGGACGGGTCCCTTAAGGTCACGAAAACCGAAAATGGAGTGAACCCATTGTGCTTCGGTCAGACGGCCCTGCTTGGCTGCGACGTCTGGGAGCACAGCTACTACATCGACTTCCGCAATCGGCGACCCGCTTATTTGGCAAATTTCCTGGAAAAACTCGTAAATTGGGAAGCAGTTGCTAGCCGGCTGATCCTGGCCTCATGA